From a region of the Longimicrobium sp. genome:
- a CDS encoding sulfate ABC transporter substrate-binding protein, whose protein sequence is MRFRSFALAAALLAVAGAARAQGRAVTLLNVSYDPTRELYQEYNAAFARFWRARTGQAVTVRQSHGGSGSQARAVLDGLQADVVTLALGWDVDALAQARLIPANWQARLPDNSAPYTSTIVFLVRKGNPRRIRDWGDLVRPGVSVITPNPKTSGGARWNYLAAWGWALRANGNDAAKARDFVTRLFRNVPVLDTGARGATTTFVERGIGDVLIAWENEALLARKENGADFEIVVPSLSILAEPPVAIVDRVVDRRGTRAVAQAYLNWLYSDEGQEIAARWFYRPRSGAVAARHAGQFPQVRLFTVAEVFGGWAAAQRTHFADGGVFDQIYRPH, encoded by the coding sequence ATGCGATTTCGATCCTTCGCCCTGGCCGCCGCGCTGCTGGCGGTAGCGGGCGCGGCGCGCGCGCAGGGACGCGCGGTGACGCTGCTGAACGTGAGCTACGACCCCACGCGCGAGCTGTACCAGGAGTACAACGCCGCGTTCGCCCGCTTCTGGCGCGCGCGCACCGGACAGGCGGTGACCGTCCGCCAGTCGCACGGCGGCTCCGGCTCGCAAGCCCGCGCGGTGCTGGACGGGCTGCAGGCCGACGTGGTGACGCTGGCGCTGGGATGGGACGTGGACGCGCTGGCGCAGGCGCGGCTCATCCCCGCCAACTGGCAGGCGCGCCTCCCCGACAACAGCGCGCCGTACACCTCCACCATCGTCTTCCTGGTCCGCAAGGGAAACCCCAGGCGCATCCGCGACTGGGGCGACCTGGTGCGGCCCGGCGTCTCCGTCATCACCCCCAATCCCAAGACGTCGGGCGGCGCGCGCTGGAACTACCTGGCGGCGTGGGGATGGGCGCTGCGCGCGAACGGCAACGACGCGGCGAAGGCGCGCGACTTCGTCACCCGGCTCTTCCGCAACGTGCCCGTGCTGGACACCGGCGCGCGCGGGGCGACCACGACGTTCGTGGAGCGCGGCATCGGCGACGTGCTGATCGCGTGGGAGAACGAGGCGCTGCTGGCGCGAAAGGAGAACGGGGCCGATTTCGAGATCGTGGTCCCCTCGCTCAGCATCCTGGCCGAGCCGCCGGTGGCCATCGTGGACCGCGTGGTGGACCGGCGCGGGACGCGCGCGGTGGCGCAGGCGTACCTGAACTGGCTGTACTCCGACGAGGGGCAGGAGATCGCGGCGAGGTGGTTCTACCGGCCGCGCTCGGGGGCGGTGGCGGCGCGCCACGCGGGCCAGTTCCCGCAGGTGCGGCTCTTCACGGTGGCCGAGGTGTTCGGCGGCTGGGCCGCCGCGCAGCGCACGCACTTCGCCGACGGCGGCGTGTTCGACCAGATCTACCGTCCGCACTGA
- the cysT gene encoding sulfate ABC transporter permease subunit CysT, which translates to MIGYEPREAMEMATMVMPLRRRRRGVLPGFGLSMGMTLAYLGVLVLLPLAALFLRSATLSWERFWGTVTEPRVVAAYALSFGAAFAAALVNVAFGCVLAWVLVRYRFPGRGLVDALVDLPFALPTAVAGITLTALFAKNGWLGRPLHGLGVDVAFTRLGIVVALVFIGLPFVVRTVQPVLEDLGPEREEAAACLGATRWQSVRGVVLPELLPALLTGFALAFARGAGEYGSVVFISGNLPMKTEIAPLLVVTRLEQYDYAGATAIAAVMLMLSFGLLLLVNGLQWWTNRRRAGLEKG; encoded by the coding sequence ATGATCGGCTACGAACCAAGAGAGGCGATGGAGATGGCGACGATGGTGATGCCGCTGCGGCGGCGACGGCGGGGCGTGCTCCCCGGGTTCGGCTTGTCGATGGGGATGACGCTGGCGTACCTGGGGGTGCTGGTGCTCCTTCCCCTGGCCGCGCTCTTCCTGCGCTCGGCCACGCTCTCGTGGGAGCGGTTCTGGGGGACGGTGACCGAGCCGCGGGTGGTGGCGGCGTACGCGCTGAGCTTCGGGGCGGCGTTCGCGGCGGCGCTGGTGAACGTCGCCTTCGGGTGCGTGCTGGCGTGGGTGCTGGTCCGCTACCGCTTTCCCGGCCGTGGGCTGGTGGACGCGCTGGTGGACCTCCCGTTCGCCCTCCCCACGGCGGTGGCGGGGATCACGCTGACGGCGCTGTTCGCCAAGAACGGCTGGCTGGGCCGGCCGCTGCACGGCCTGGGTGTGGACGTGGCGTTCACGCGGCTGGGGATTGTGGTGGCGCTGGTGTTCATCGGCCTGCCCTTCGTGGTGCGCACCGTCCAGCCGGTGCTGGAGGACCTGGGCCCCGAACGCGAGGAGGCCGCCGCGTGCCTGGGCGCCACGCGCTGGCAGAGCGTGCGCGGCGTGGTGCTGCCCGAGCTGCTGCCGGCGCTGCTCACCGGCTTCGCGCTGGCGTTCGCGCGCGGCGCGGGGGAGTATGGCTCGGTGGTGTTCATCTCCGGCAACCTGCCCATGAAGACGGAGATCGCGCCGCTGCTCGTGGTCACCCGCCTGGAGCAGTACGACTACGCGGGGGCGACGGCAATCGCGGCGGTGATGCTGATGCTGTCGTTCGGGCTGCTTCTGCTGGTGAACGGGCTGCAGTGGTGGACGAACCGGCGGCGGGCGGGGTTGGAGAAGGGATAA
- the cysW gene encoding sulfate ABC transporter permease subunit CysW, giving the protein MTIAISAARADALPASRAAAEPAWVRRALIGVSLAFVGVFLVLPLVAVLAGALKEGGSAYLAAIRDPDALAAVKLTLLVAAIAVPVNLVFGVAAAWAIAKFEFRGKSVLITLIDLPFAVSPVVSGLIFVLLFGLHGWMGPWLDAHDLHVIFAVPGIVLATLFVTFPFVARELIPLMQSQGSEEEEASLILGAGGWQTFWRVSLPNLRWGLLYGVIVLNARAMGEFGAVSVVSGKIRGVTATIPLHVEILYNEYNSAAAFAVASLLTMLALLTLVLKQVAGRRIGLREE; this is encoded by the coding sequence ATGACCATCGCGATCTCCGCCGCGCGCGCGGATGCCCTGCCCGCCTCGCGCGCCGCGGCCGAGCCGGCCTGGGTGCGGCGCGCGCTGATCGGCGTTTCGCTGGCGTTCGTGGGCGTGTTCCTGGTGCTGCCGCTGGTGGCGGTGCTGGCGGGCGCGCTGAAGGAGGGCGGCTCGGCCTATCTCGCCGCGATCCGCGACCCGGACGCGCTCGCGGCGGTGAAGCTGACGCTGCTGGTGGCGGCGATCGCGGTGCCGGTGAACCTGGTGTTCGGGGTGGCGGCCGCGTGGGCGATCGCCAAGTTCGAGTTCCGCGGCAAGAGCGTGCTGATCACACTCATCGATCTGCCGTTCGCGGTATCGCCGGTGGTGTCGGGGCTCATCTTCGTGCTGCTGTTCGGGCTGCACGGCTGGATGGGGCCGTGGCTGGACGCGCACGACCTGCACGTCATCTTCGCCGTGCCGGGGATCGTGCTGGCCACGCTCTTCGTCACCTTCCCGTTCGTGGCGCGCGAGCTGATCCCGCTGATGCAGTCGCAGGGGAGCGAGGAGGAGGAGGCCAGCCTGATCCTGGGCGCGGGCGGCTGGCAGACGTTCTGGCGGGTGTCGCTCCCCAACCTGCGCTGGGGGCTGCTGTACGGCGTCATCGTGCTGAACGCCCGCGCCATGGGCGAGTTCGGCGCCGTCTCCGTGGTTTCGGGGAAGATCCGCGGCGTCACCGCCACCATCCCGCTGCACGTGGAGATCCTGTACAACGAGTATAACTCCGCCGCCGCCTTCGCCGTGGCCTCGCTGCTGACCATGCTCGCGCTGCTTACGCTGGTGCTGAAGCAGGTCGCCGGCCGGCGCATCGGGCTGCGGGAGGAATGA
- a CDS encoding agmatine deiminase family protein yields the protein MAMARRRWPAEWERHDATWVGWPHHRPDWPGKFEPIPWVYAEIVRVLHAHEPVHILCNGEETREEAIAALTSHDVDLGRVTLHLVPTDRVWLRDSGPTGVYGADGFEWVSWAFNAWAKYDNYAADEKISRTVAELSGHPAVEAMRPDGGGRLVLEGGGIETDGAGTMLVTEEWLLSDVQVRNKGMGREDYERAFAEYLGIGRTVWLGEGCVGDDTHGHVDDIARFVDAHTVVLAYEPDPADENHRRMEDNLRRLEHAAKDHPGGLRIVKLPYPRPVIMDGERLPASYANFYMANGVVIVPTFNDRNDRIALNTLAELFPGREVVGIHAVDLVWGLGTLHCLTQQQPAAVVSGNS from the coding sequence ATGGCGATGGCGCGGCGGCGCTGGCCGGCGGAGTGGGAGCGGCACGATGCGACGTGGGTGGGATGGCCGCACCATCGCCCCGACTGGCCGGGGAAGTTCGAGCCGATCCCTTGGGTCTACGCGGAGATCGTCCGCGTGCTGCACGCCCACGAGCCCGTCCACATCCTCTGCAACGGGGAGGAGACGCGGGAGGAGGCGATCGCCGCGTTGACGTCGCACGACGTCGACCTCGGCCGCGTGACGCTGCACCTGGTCCCCACCGACCGCGTGTGGCTGCGCGACTCGGGGCCGACGGGCGTGTACGGTGCGGACGGGTTCGAATGGGTGAGCTGGGCCTTCAACGCGTGGGCCAAGTATGACAACTACGCGGCGGACGAGAAGATCTCGCGCACCGTGGCCGAGCTGAGCGGCCACCCGGCCGTCGAGGCGATGCGGCCGGACGGCGGCGGGCGACTGGTGCTGGAGGGAGGGGGGATCGAAACCGACGGCGCCGGGACGATGCTGGTGACGGAGGAGTGGCTCCTCTCCGACGTGCAGGTGCGCAACAAGGGGATGGGGCGCGAAGACTACGAGCGAGCCTTCGCGGAGTACCTGGGGATCGGGCGGACGGTCTGGCTGGGCGAGGGCTGCGTGGGCGACGACACGCACGGCCACGTGGACGACATTGCGCGCTTCGTCGACGCGCACACCGTCGTCCTGGCGTACGAGCCGGACCCGGCGGACGAGAACCACCGGCGCATGGAAGACAACCTCCGCCGCCTGGAGCATGCGGCGAAGGACCATCCCGGCGGGCTGCGCATCGTGAAGCTGCCGTATCCCCGGCCGGTGATCATGGACGGCGAGCGGCTGCCGGCCAGCTACGCCAACTTCTACATGGCCAACGGGGTGGTGATCGTCCCCACCTTCAACGACCGCAACGACCGCATCGCCCTGAACACCCTGGCCGAGCTCTTCCCCGGCCGCGAGGTCGTCGGCATCCACGCCGTGGACCTCGTCTGGGGATTGGGCACCCTCCACTGCCTCACCCAGCAGCAGCCGGCGGCCGTCGTGTCCGGCAACTCCTAA
- a CDS encoding carbon-nitrogen hydrolase yields the protein MSSKPYKIGLVQLAVGADKEATVSAHEQAIRDAAAQGAQVICLQELFDAPYFCKVTDAERFNLAEPMPGPTTERMQRLAKELGVVIIVPMFEKRGPGVYHNSAAVVDADGAMLGIYRKMHIPDDPLYYEKYYFIPGEVYQHGESRPADDVGPGPRGFRVFDTKFGRIGVLICWDQWYPEAARITALMGAQVLFYPTAIGWHPAEKEEWAVPQADAWRTIQRGHAIANGVYVAAANRVGFEPEPGTDGIEFFGHSFISDPFGRIIAEAGTDPAILVAEVDPDRIEYTRRNWPFLRDRRIDAYGPILNRYIG from the coding sequence ATGTCCAGCAAACCGTACAAGATCGGGCTCGTCCAGCTTGCCGTGGGGGCCGACAAGGAGGCCACCGTCAGCGCGCACGAGCAGGCCATCCGCGACGCGGCGGCCCAGGGCGCGCAGGTCATCTGCCTGCAGGAGCTGTTCGACGCGCCCTACTTCTGCAAGGTGACCGACGCCGAGCGCTTCAACCTGGCCGAGCCCATGCCCGGCCCCACCACCGAGCGGATGCAGCGCCTGGCGAAGGAGCTGGGCGTGGTCATCATCGTGCCCATGTTCGAGAAGCGCGGCCCCGGCGTCTACCACAACTCCGCCGCCGTCGTCGACGCGGACGGGGCGATGCTCGGCATCTACCGGAAGATGCACATCCCCGACGACCCGCTCTACTACGAGAAGTACTACTTCATCCCCGGCGAGGTCTACCAGCACGGCGAGTCGCGGCCGGCCGACGACGTGGGACCCGGCCCACGCGGCTTTCGCGTCTTCGACACGAAGTTCGGGCGCATCGGCGTGCTGATCTGCTGGGACCAGTGGTACCCCGAGGCGGCGCGCATCACCGCGCTGATGGGGGCGCAGGTGCTGTTCTATCCCACCGCCATCGGCTGGCACCCGGCCGAGAAGGAGGAGTGGGCGGTGCCGCAGGCCGACGCGTGGCGCACCATCCAGCGCGGCCATGCCATCGCCAACGGCGTGTACGTGGCCGCGGCCAACCGCGTGGGCTTCGAGCCGGAGCCGGGGACCGACGGGATCGAGTTCTTCGGCCACTCCTTCATCTCCGACCCCTTCGGCCGGATCATCGCCGAGGCGGGGACGGACCCGGCCATCCTGGTGGCCGAGGTCGATCCCGACCGCATCGAGTACACGCGCCGCAACTGGCCCTTCCTGCGCGACCGCCGCATCGACGCGTACGGCCCCATCCTCAACCGCTACATCGGGTGA
- a CDS encoding multicopper oxidase domain-containing protein: protein MNVTLPFPGLDETTDRRSFLQRAALLGTATGVLAGCAREDERPAAGQADTTAHAQHPGGPVNNDDAAGAGTQPPSQGQPALKPDAAYRRYDPTLPPVAPGAVVNLQMTVRELNLHIARDVVVPAWTFNGTVPGPVVHVRQGQTVNFTLTNQGKLPHSMDFHAAQVNPKEAFRSIVPGQQVQFSFTPKYAGAFMYHCGTQPVLLHIGSGMYGAIIVDPPSPLPPAKEFVLVQSEFYVGKDGAGHPTLDYQRMMSTMPDYVCFNGIAGQYQAEPIVVQKGDRVRFHVVSAGPTHPCNFHIVGEQFDVVYLGAPPGNPLRGVQTFSVPPGGGMVFELDCDIPGEFPFVNHGFGHGQKGAIGILVVQS, encoded by the coding sequence ATGAACGTCACGCTCCCGTTCCCCGGTCTGGACGAGACCACCGACCGCCGTTCGTTCCTTCAGCGCGCGGCGCTGCTCGGCACCGCCACCGGCGTGCTGGCCGGCTGCGCGCGCGAGGATGAGAGGCCCGCGGCCGGCCAGGCCGACACCACCGCGCACGCGCAGCACCCCGGCGGCCCGGTGAACAACGACGACGCCGCGGGCGCCGGCACGCAGCCGCCCTCGCAGGGGCAGCCCGCGCTGAAGCCCGACGCGGCGTACCGCCGGTACGATCCCACGCTCCCGCCGGTGGCGCCCGGCGCCGTGGTGAACCTGCAGATGACCGTGCGCGAGCTGAACCTGCACATCGCCCGCGACGTGGTGGTGCCCGCGTGGACCTTCAACGGCACCGTTCCCGGCCCGGTGGTGCACGTCCGCCAGGGGCAGACGGTCAACTTCACCCTGACCAACCAGGGAAAGCTGCCGCACTCCATGGACTTCCACGCCGCGCAGGTCAACCCGAAGGAGGCCTTCCGCTCCATCGTTCCCGGCCAGCAGGTGCAGTTCAGCTTCACGCCGAAGTACGCGGGCGCGTTCATGTACCACTGCGGCACCCAGCCGGTGCTGCTGCACATCGGCTCGGGGATGTACGGCGCCATCATCGTCGATCCGCCCTCGCCTCTGCCGCCGGCGAAGGAGTTCGTGCTGGTGCAGAGCGAGTTCTACGTGGGCAAGGACGGGGCGGGACACCCCACGCTGGATTACCAGCGGATGATGTCCACCATGCCCGACTACGTGTGCTTCAACGGGATCGCGGGGCAGTACCAGGCCGAGCCCATCGTGGTGCAGAAGGGCGACCGCGTGCGCTTCCACGTGGTGAGCGCGGGGCCCACGCACCCGTGCAACTTCCACATCGTGGGCGAGCAGTTCGACGTGGTGTACCTGGGCGCGCCGCCGGGAAATCCGCTGCGCGGCGTGCAGACCTTCTCCGTGCCGCCGGGCGGGGGGATGGTGTTCGAGCTGGACTGCGACATACCGGGCGAGTTCCCGTTCGTGAACCACGGCTTCGGCCACGGCCAGAAGGGCGCCATCGGGATCCTCGTCGTGCAGTCGTAA
- a CDS encoding NBR1-Ig-like domain-containing protein has protein sequence MPLFLHTFGTPALRGEHGDVRLNAKELALLVYLRVTARAHTRGALGRLLWSNISIGRNNSVNTAISALRRSLPEGAIPPGADPVMLAGDLACDADAVLADAAVGDSAAFSRALEAHRAPFLDGFEFRLGEGAESFLAWMEERRAGFSTGLQRGLEEHLAAASSTRDWSRVRELARKGRESLPGWTGDEEWTSRAKQARVSARIPRLGMALAACGVGIMLLTGPGTPGAASTCRPGEARAQLVRQTYPAEANLAIRTGERYTPTWYLRNVGTCAWGAGARVVRVRAFGPAQLSSNIAARIGHVVQPGGVAEVGIGLRGPKPAGRYGEDWVLQDGFAKPVSIAEGAALHVRFQVLPPRLPVCRAGEVVAELLAQSHPRRDTRVRPGERIPVSWSIANRGECVWDSSVALRFRSASGPRLSDSTLSVIRVEEPVLPSFGYAFHVSMQAPGPDGSYLEAWELTGPDGGVVRVSDEPGVDIRLIVSREGEIRASAAECAPGEEVVTFMNTESVVDGSTVSPGAWIPKEWTLLNRGDCTWPKGALRLTGVRSDPEFANRSLPQAVTGRPVPPQGTYTFRAPFRGPSIPGHYRVHWQMYNNAGDSVRISRTYTIWADFDVRGGTGANLEGGSTPRSAAGGSRP, from the coding sequence ATGCCTCTGTTCCTGCACACCTTCGGCACCCCCGCCCTCCGCGGCGAGCACGGCGATGTCCGCCTGAACGCGAAGGAACTCGCGCTCCTCGTCTACCTGCGAGTCACGGCCCGTGCGCACACGCGGGGCGCACTCGGGCGGCTGCTGTGGTCCAACATCTCGATCGGCCGGAACAATTCCGTCAACACCGCCATCTCGGCGCTCCGGCGTTCGCTCCCGGAAGGGGCAATTCCGCCCGGCGCCGATCCGGTGATGCTGGCAGGAGACCTCGCGTGCGACGCCGACGCGGTGTTGGCGGACGCTGCTGTGGGTGACTCGGCGGCATTCAGCCGCGCACTGGAGGCGCACCGGGCGCCGTTCCTCGATGGCTTTGAGTTCCGGCTCGGCGAAGGTGCCGAGAGCTTTCTCGCCTGGATGGAGGAGCGTCGCGCCGGCTTCTCCACCGGGTTGCAGCGGGGGCTGGAGGAGCACCTCGCCGCCGCGTCATCCACAAGGGACTGGAGCCGGGTACGCGAGCTCGCACGGAAGGGCCGCGAGTCGCTGCCCGGATGGACGGGGGACGAGGAGTGGACCAGCCGGGCGAAACAGGCCCGGGTAAGCGCCCGAATCCCTCGGCTGGGGATGGCGTTGGCCGCCTGCGGAGTGGGAATCATGCTGCTGACGGGGCCAGGAACGCCGGGCGCGGCCTCTACCTGCCGGCCCGGCGAGGCGCGCGCCCAACTGGTGCGGCAGACCTATCCGGCAGAGGCGAACCTGGCGATACGCACGGGCGAGCGGTACACACCCACCTGGTACCTGAGGAACGTAGGCACCTGCGCCTGGGGCGCGGGGGCACGGGTGGTCCGCGTCCGCGCCTTCGGCCCGGCGCAGCTCAGCTCGAATATCGCGGCTCGAATTGGCCACGTGGTGCAGCCGGGAGGCGTGGCGGAGGTGGGGATCGGCCTACGCGGGCCCAAGCCGGCGGGCCGTTACGGCGAAGACTGGGTGCTTCAGGACGGGTTCGCGAAACCCGTGAGCATTGCGGAGGGCGCGGCGCTGCACGTGCGTTTCCAGGTGCTCCCACCCCGGCTGCCGGTGTGTCGCGCAGGTGAGGTTGTGGCCGAACTGCTGGCACAGAGTCATCCGCGGCGCGATACGCGGGTCCGTCCCGGAGAACGTATCCCGGTGAGCTGGTCGATCGCGAACCGGGGAGAATGCGTCTGGGATTCGTCGGTGGCGCTGCGCTTCCGCAGCGCCAGCGGTCCCAGGCTGAGCGACAGCACTTTGTCTGTCATTCGTGTGGAGGAGCCCGTGCTGCCGTCGTTCGGATATGCTTTCCACGTCTCGATGCAGGCGCCCGGTCCGGATGGCTCGTACCTCGAAGCGTGGGAGCTGACCGGCCCGGACGGTGGCGTGGTGCGTGTCTCGGACGAGCCGGGTGTGGACATTCGGCTGATCGTGTCGCGGGAGGGTGAAATCCGTGCATCCGCAGCCGAGTGCGCGCCCGGGGAAGAGGTGGTGACGTTCATGAACACCGAATCCGTCGTGGACGGTTCCACGGTGTCGCCGGGCGCGTGGATCCCGAAGGAGTGGACGCTGCTGAACCGAGGCGACTGCACCTGGCCGAAGGGCGCACTCCGCCTGACGGGTGTGCGATCCGATCCGGAGTTTGCCAACCGTTCGCTTCCGCAAGCCGTCACGGGCCGGCCGGTACCTCCACAGGGGACGTACACCTTCCGTGCTCCCTTCAGAGGGCCGTCAATACCGGGTCATTATCGCGTTCACTGGCAGATGTACAACAACGCGGGTGACAGCGTCCGGATCTCCCGGACATATACGATCTGGGCCGACTTCGACGTCCGCGGCGGTACCGGGGCGAACCTTGAGGGCGGATCGACTCCACGATCTGCCGCCGGAGGAAGCCGGCCCTGA
- a CDS encoding CHAP domain-containing protein produces MRNFDAHPPRSSESTAVPVAASTSTGERRWAQFVLLALALLVLGGCGESGSPLGPVRGPASAPGADAVPPSGCGRLLPGESLQQEQFAVSCNGVAELILQTDQTLVMYDSAGASWNAPNTGAQGTAFVQMQGDGNLVAYDAALHPLWATGTAGHPNAWLAVQNDCNLVIYAGPFPQGGAVLWTSNTSCRAPRPAAGRMLPGDRLSRTVEVRSVAGNATLAVQGDGNVVLYGWQVPLWTAPNTVNHGTSLLMMQGDGNLVASDGNGVALWTSGTGGHPGAWLAIQDDCNLVIYAGPYPQTNGVLWASGAVCAPNRPIGDDYPRSWIIGPPCTTGGDTYNFVKSNCTSFAAWRLERDGKRISNFDGNVPSYVCSNGQPKTRWSDATCWDEAARRLGLRVDKSPEIGAIAQWNGTTGHVAYVSARFLDTGEILVEEYNYSTGCRYGRRRIPAVAVENYIHF; encoded by the coding sequence ATGCGCAATTTCGACGCACACCCACCCCGCTCCTCGGAGTCCACTGCCGTCCCGGTTGCCGCTTCCACGTCCACGGGCGAGCGCCGATGGGCGCAGTTCGTCCTCCTCGCGCTTGCCCTCCTTGTCCTGGGCGGTTGCGGCGAATCCGGCTCGCCGCTCGGACCCGTCCGCGGTCCGGCGTCCGCCCCGGGCGCCGACGCGGTGCCGCCGTCCGGGTGCGGCCGCCTGCTCCCGGGCGAGTCGCTGCAGCAGGAACAGTTCGCCGTGTCGTGCAACGGCGTGGCGGAGCTCATTCTCCAGACGGATCAGACGCTGGTGATGTACGACTCCGCGGGTGCCTCGTGGAACGCGCCGAATACCGGCGCCCAGGGAACGGCGTTCGTCCAGATGCAGGGCGACGGCAACCTGGTCGCGTACGATGCGGCGCTGCATCCGCTCTGGGCGACCGGCACCGCGGGGCACCCGAACGCATGGCTCGCGGTCCAGAACGACTGCAACCTGGTGATCTACGCCGGACCGTTCCCGCAGGGCGGCGCCGTGCTCTGGACGAGCAACACCTCGTGCCGGGCGCCTCGGCCCGCCGCGGGCCGGATGCTGCCGGGCGACCGCCTCTCGCGCACGGTGGAGGTCAGGTCCGTTGCCGGCAATGCCACGCTGGCGGTTCAGGGCGATGGAAACGTCGTGCTCTACGGCTGGCAGGTCCCGCTCTGGACGGCCCCCAACACGGTGAACCACGGGACCAGCCTCCTGATGATGCAGGGAGACGGGAATCTCGTGGCGTCGGACGGCAACGGGGTGGCGTTGTGGACCTCCGGCACCGGCGGGCACCCCGGCGCCTGGCTCGCCATCCAGGACGATTGCAACCTCGTGATCTACGCGGGACCATATCCCCAGACGAACGGCGTGCTATGGGCATCGGGCGCCGTATGCGCGCCCAACCGCCCGATTGGGGACGACTACCCTCGCTCATGGATCATCGGCCCACCCTGCACGACCGGCGGAGACACATACAACTTCGTGAAGTCGAACTGCACTTCGTTCGCGGCCTGGCGTCTCGAACGGGATGGCAAGCGGATCAGCAACTTCGACGGTAACGTACCCTCGTACGTCTGCTCGAACGGCCAGCCGAAGACGAGATGGTCCGACGCCACCTGCTGGGATGAAGCGGCACGCAGGCTGGGCCTGCGCGTGGACAAGTCGCCGGAGATCGGGGCAATCGCGCAGTGGAACGGAACGACAGGTCACGTCGCCTACGTCTCGGCCCGGTTCCTGGACACCGGCGAGATCCTGGTCGAGGAATACAACTACTCCACCGGCTGCCGCTACGGGCGCCGCCGCATTCCCGCCGTGGCCGTGGAGAACTACATCCACTTCTGA